The following DNA comes from Nicotiana sylvestris chromosome 10, ASM39365v2, whole genome shotgun sequence.
GAAGTGGGATAAATTAATCATAGAAATAACAAATataatactaataataataaGATACTAAGTATCATAGCAATATTCACATATGATATTAAGTTGTTAATCTATTAAATAAGGAAATGGGTTCCACTAGAATATTAAAATACATATTAACTAAATAATGGCCAGATTATAGAAGCCTAGCTAATCTACTTAATGGCTAAGTAATAAATAGATCTTATAAACCGTATCATTTAACTAACTAGCAGGCCGTTTGTTAGGAACACCTTAATCGCCAATAAGGCTCTATATAATACCTTCACGTGAATACGAGGATAAaccattttcacaacttctttTGCTTTTGCTTGTAAGTTGTTATATTGTTACTAGGTTTAGTGGTTGGACCTATGTATGAGGAGAACTGACATGGTTTAGTTGGCTTAGAGTAAATGGTGAGCTTCACTGCACAAGCTCTATTTTGTTTATATGCGAACCCATGATTTATCCGAAACCAGACTGTTTTGCCAAGGAGCAAGAATTTATCCCATAGTTGGAGCATTTGATTTGCAAGCCCTCAAAACAAATCAACCACAGTAGTTAGATATTGAAAAAATAGCTATTGCACCAAAATCTTTAAGCTCAGATTTATAAGGAAGCTTTGTCGTACTTAGAAAATAATGGTTCTAAAGTAGGTGTCAAGCTAAGAAAAGGCGGAGAATTTTTGAATTCAAGAAAAGAAAGGTGAGGACCTAACCTTTTAAGAGTGTATCCCTCAAAAGAGGCATATTCTGTTAATTACAAAACTGATTCTTATAAATATTGTACGTGGAGATGGGCGTAAGTATCACCTTATTATAAAGCTGAAAGATGATTATTCGTTAAATGAAGGTTACAATTATGTTTTAATGGTTATGATTACAATTTATGTTCATGATTTATGGACGAGAGAAATGGAATTTAAATGTTAATATGTTCACTTATGAAGGTTATGCTCAATTTTAATTGGTGACGTGAAAAAAGGAAGGAATATTTTGAGAGGGACCGTATTAGATGATTGAGTGGGTATGTTTGACCAGATCTTTAGACTCAACAAAAGTCCTGCATTCCCTACCGTACATAAGGTGGACGGACCATCTACTGGAATGGTTGGAAGGCCACCTAGCTACTGCCTGGATGGTGGCCTCCATGTCGCGCACACACATTGTCAGTATCTAGATGGAACCTCCATAGAATTAAGAAACATTTTTGTTTATGGCCTACAAGCAACGTGGGATTTCAAAAATAACTTTAAATAATTTACCATGTATTTATAagtatttttgaaattttattgaTTTACATGAGAAATATGATTTTGATATTAAAGTGCATGTATGTTTAAAATACTTGGCCAACTTTTTAGTCGGAGGTCAAGGAGACTTACTGGGATTTTATACACTCACCCCACTTAGCTTCGTGCTATAGGTTTGATATTGAACGACGTCCAGTTCGCGAGTTGAGCACCACTACATAGTGGTGAGTCCCACATTTGATCAGTGTTGGCTttgttcatttttatttttactaatCATTTATCGAGCCGCATTCCACTTATATTTTGTAGCAGATTTTGAAGAAGCTCCATGATTGGGTAGAGGAGTAAATGAGGTATGTTTGTATCTTAATTAGACGACACACGATGATGAATTCGCTTAGAACACCAACATATGATTTATGCGTACCAAGACGACAAGTTTAAGGGTTCACTCGGCAAGTCCAAGCTAGTTGGGTGACGAACTGACAATTGCCCCtactttgggtcgtgacagaagttaTGATTCATCCGCATTTGAACACCGAAGTTCAATCTAATCTCACTTTAACTACACTTCTTATGGAAGCTGAACTTACATTGCATATATTCCGTCTTAATTCTACATACCATAAACCTTTTCACTACTCACTACAGTTGTTCCTTTTTAACTTGAGAAATTTACTGTTTTAGGTCAAAACTCTATGTATAATGGGTCTATCCCTTGCATTTCTAAATTCAAACTCCATGAAGTGTGCATACCAAATACCCTGTTTTGTACTATATTTGCCTTTGAACCAAAGCCCAGGGAGCTATTCTCTAGAGCACCTCCCCATTTCAAGCTTTTGGTTCTCACTCACTAAATTCCTGAAGTAACATTATTATGCAAATAGCATCACAAGTTTGGACCATTTCTTTTTTAGATTGTCATCCTTGCACATAGACCACACGAATCTTCTATATTAAGCAGAGCCCTAACTAAGGCCACACAAAATTGTCTACACATACTCTATAGTATTTTATGACGATAACTTGGCCTTTaactttatttttttgtttaaatATCCTCGAAAAACAACATTGAAGGAAGAAGATTCCTTCTTATTTGGTATGACGTTATCATAAAAGATGATGTCAAGAAATGGAGGACCTTTTTTCtccttatcaaacaaaaaatccTTCTTATCTTGACATCATGATCTATGATAACGTCATACCAAATTAAATCCTTGATTTAGAGTTTTTCCCTTCTTTTCATGTGTTGGCATATATCCTGCAAATAAAAGTATTTTTGGAGAACACCCTTCCATTGCCATTCAATTTCCGAAGTTTCATATCTTGAATATAGGGCCAACGTCCATAAGATCATACAATCCCCACCCACGACTAGCATTTTGTATAAGAACATGAGCTTAGAGTCCATTTTCTTCACAGATTGAGCTAAATTTGTGATGAAAACAAGCCCTAATACAAATCAAAGAGAACTCATGAAGTAATGAGACTTTGCAACTACAAATTTGTGTGAAACATTCAATAAAGTTACACCAAGGTGGAGTACCATAAAATCATGCACAACAATAATCAAACGAGATTTGATTAAAAGCAGCAAATGCCAAGTGAAGGTCAAACTTATGAATTAATGTGGATTTGTTATCAGAAGCACACACTTAAGCAAGTCCAAAAAAAATCCTTACTCGACGTGTCTAAGATCCTGGGGCAAAAACTATAAGTACTTACATCATTGCCATGGAGATCTGCTTAAGATCAGTTTCAAAGTTCCTCATGTTAGCAAGTGACTGAGCGCTGAATATTATTGCAAGCCACGAGCAAATCTTATACTGTTTGTAACAAATAAACATATATTAAGCTATGTCAATTAATATAACATCAAATGAAATCGTAATAAATTTGAAAAAATGCAAATTTATAAGGGGAATGACTAACTCTGAACATGGCACCGAAGACACCAAACACCACGGCTATAAAACCGGAGTAATCTATAGGAAGATCTTGTGGAGCTACCGCCGCTGGCTTGTACGGCTTTGCCGTTGACGGTTGCCTTGGATCGTTCGCCGGTGACGACATGCTTTAATCCTCTCCTTCTGTGAGTATTTCGGTGCTCTGTGTTTTCGATTTGGATTTAATCAGTCCAAATCTGGGAAACTGAAGGTTAATTATCGATTGACCCCTTTATATTTGGAAGAATTGCACCTGGCCCCAAAACTCTTGGAAACTCTCCTATTTCGGCAATAGATGAACGTTAAAGACATTTTTGCCCTAATCTTTTTTCAGTTTATgaatattatttttcaataacttggATGTAAATTATTGACAAATTTCCAACGGTAAAAGTTCGAGAGAACAACAAAAATAATTACACTAGTGAGGTCTGAAAAAGTACGAGAGAACCTAAAAAGTAAATTGATTGACAAACCCTAGAAGCTCGTAAAGAATGAAATGGAAACTAATTATTCAAATGTGGAGAAGAACGAAGTCAACCACAATTTGTTAATCTATCAATTTCCTGATTTTAGCAAGAAAGACATTGAGCAGAGGATAGAGGAGTCCACAAACGGTGGGTTTTTTTAGAGGCTCCTAGTGTTTTAATAGGAGGGAGCGAGAGCGGAACACATGGATATCAGAAAGTCTCAAGCAGACATGTTGATGAAACAGGCTGGTCAAGTGTCGCTTCTAATATAAGAGAACATAATAGTTACCTCTTCAAATGTTTTTTAAATGTAGCTTAGTTTTTGGATACCAGTTAATCTAATTTAGTGCAGAACATTCCATATTACCTTTCTTTGGTTTTTTTCCTATTATTAAATGTTACTCCCTCTATTCCAGTTTAtatgaacctattttctttttgattcgttccaaaaagaatgacctctttctaaatttggaaataatttagcttaaacttataattatacccttaatgagaagcttttgtaaccacacaaatactctggatctctttttgacttgtttaggaccacacaTTCCAgaagtctttattttttttaaactttgtgtccaatcaaacaggttcacatgaATTAGAACGGAGGAAGTAGTTGTTTCAAGGTTACATTTTACTATAATTTTATGACAATTTGATTTTGCAGATATGCTTAATATTTCCCTTAAAAGTTTTTTTCAATTTGATGGCATTTATACATTCAGATGAAGACTAGAACTATTTAGCATAAATATCGTAGACCAAATTGGAACAAGGAGATAGAAATGATGTCAAGTGTCCATCCTTAGGCACAACTGAGCTGATGTTCAAGCTTTTAAGATCACGACTAATATTTTCcggaaaaatgactcaaaaacCATTTGAATGGGCTTATTTTAAGTAACTTTTAAGCATAAGTCATAAGTGAAAATAGTTTGCGTTACTTGGTTAGAGAGTGAAAAATAATGGAAATTTTACACCCTATAGAAAACTttagtaccctatttattttaaataaataccattttaaaatattacatcctataaataccttttatcttttatagcaaaatatctaattatagTTACATCCTATATTTAAGGCACCGTATATGCTAGATAatatttttctctcctttttattattttctctcacaTAATTACCGTATATCTGCTCTAACacgttctctctctctttttgcaTACACTTTACTCTCTTCTCCCACAAACCCACGTTTCATAACTTTTCTCCCACACAAATTCTCTATTTCTCCGCCATTATCAATCCCACATTCAAAATATATCTTAAAATTTGGTAAGTTTTCTCCTGGTAAGTTTACTTCTTCGAACTTTGATATCATTAATTTGGTTCTCTAATTTTTATACagatttttcataaatttctgaaACAATAACCATTGGTATTGTTTGCTCACCAGGAAGCTTTGGTTTTTCTCTTCAATGGCGGATTCAATGCCACACAAGATGATAACCAGAGGTATACCCACCAAAATTCTCAATTTTGATGGGCCCTCTTTCTCGTTGCAAATAACTCAAGGGGAGTCGGATTTTGTAGGTAAGTCAGCAA
Coding sequences within:
- the LOC104225090 gene encoding protein Asterix, with product MSSPANDPRQPSTAKPYKPAAVAPQDLPIDYSGFIAVVFGVFGAMFRYKICSWLAIIFSAQSLANMRNFETDLKQISMAMMFGIMGLVTNYMGVGPRSGKKT